The segment ataaaagaataaaaggtctcctcttattaaataataatattttgaatagaatgaaaattttcaatataCTTTTCTTCTCTTGAATTTAGTGAAAACAATTTATTGATTGCAAAAACTTCTCTGTAATTGATAACTAAATTATCCTTGaagagttatatatatatatatatatatatatatatatatattatctttatgaaatttaaaagtaaaatattctatatttcctaaaaatattatatttatcaataacattataaaatcatTGCAATATTTTTAGTTTTAGCTTCAATTAAGCTTTTAAGTCAAAAGAATACAacctttaaataatatatatatcggTTTTGAGTTGTTTGttctcttctttttatttttcatggTACGTCATTTAATGGCCACAATAGTCTATCTAGTGGACAAATGTTGATGTAATCTTTTGATAGCATATGTATTtcctttctcttcttcttctttctaaTTTAGAACACCAACcacaatttatttattgtttatttaattattaaataaatattttaattttattatttgaatttatcaaaattttaatattaattttaattattaaaactctCAATACATCTAGAATAAACCTGAATAAATAATTGTCCAGATAAATTTAAACTGGACAAAATTTATCCAAGTTCAATCGAGACATAATTAAATTTGaaatatagtaaaaattataaagattattaaaatggtaaaaatataaataattaaagataattataaaaataatttaagttttaataatataaaaatcctagaaattataaagaaattattattttacacgTTAAAAGTGAATCTAGATAAAATTGTGTTCAAGTTCAttccaaaattaaatttaaatgttttCGAAACAAATATTTAGAAaactatatattttttaaaatggtaaaaaatataaatatttattaacaaTATAGAAgattatataaaaatttgataCTTGTGTAATGTTTTGTACATTAACAAGAACATACATATGAAGATAATTAAATATTTAGAATATTTTGTCATTTATTAATGTAATATCATACTTCCATCTTTTTCTTAGTATTATTTTCACCAAATTATattatcacatatcatatattatctgagaatctctataccaagtatcttctttgctggtcctaaaatctttcatctcaaattcttcacttagttgggctttgacctttcttgtctctcctttatcttttactgttatcaacatgtcatcaacataaagaactAGATACAtgaaagaaccatcactgtttttattaaagtaaacacaactgtcaaagctactttttttgaaatcatgagaaggcATAAAGGAaccaaacctcttgtaccattgtcttggtgactgtttcaaactgtaaagggacttttttagcaagcaaacatagtcctctttttctgagactataaaaccctctggttgttgcatgtaaatatcctcctcaagttctccatgcaaaattgcagtttttacatctaattgctcaagctccaaatcatgcatgaccacaataccaagcaaagctcgaatcgaactatgcttaacaactggggagaacacatctgtgaagtccactcctggaatttgactgcaaccctttgcaacaagccttgctttatatctaggttcttcaactcctagagtcccttctttctttttaaacactcatttacaacgaacagcctttttacctttaggaagtttcacaagatcccatgttctgtttttgtggagtgattccatctcctcttgcatagcaaacatccacttttctaagtcttcacagctaaccgcctcaaaataattaggtggctcttgattcgcatctatatcttcaaccacatttaaagcataagcaactagatctaTACCTTCAGAAGAGTTGTCTCTTCtaattctgtttttggcgatagagtattgcggtgaagaaacaactctattatcaatttttgtactgCCTTGAGaagtcgactctgtattaatctgatgctccatctgcttttgattttctttattggtagagtctttaagagataagttagtcAGCATAGCAATTtaatcaaaaacaacatctctgctaatcacaacttttctattttcaggacaccataacttatatccTTTTACACCAGATATAttaccaagaaaaacacatttaatagatctcggttccaattttccattatcaacatgagcatacgcaagacacctaaaaatctttaaatcagaataatttgcaggattaccagaccatacctcttgcggagtctttttctcaatggcaacggatgagGATCGATTGATAAAAAAAATGCAGTAAAGGTTGCTtcggcccaaaacgactttggtaagctggcatttgacaacatacatcgaaccttctccatgattgttctattcattcgttctgcaacgcgaTTTTGCTGCGGAGTATggtgaactgtcaagtgtctcacgatcccttctaacttacacaatctattaaactcatcagaacagaactctaagccattgtctatgCGGAggcattttatttgttttcccgtctatttttcaatcataattttccaagacttaaatgcagaaaacacattgcttttctgcttcaagaaaaacacccaaacttttctggaaaaatcaacaataaaggttagcatataattagctccacctctcgaaggcactttgGATAGCCCCCACAAATCAGAATGAATACACTCCAACATTCCCTTCATGTTATGAATTcttctagtgaatcgaactctcttttgcttcccaaaaacacagtgctcacagaaattcaatttacaaattccttacccatcaagaagtcctcttttgctcaattctgccacgtcattctcactcatatgccctagtcACAtgtgccaaagtttagtaatatcatcatatgacaaggaagaggaagcgacaagcTGCAAAGACCGATAATAATAGAGAACCAccgcaaaacatataacttggcgtCTTTCTCggcctttcatcacaacaaggaacctctgaaatctttaaaaccccactttcagctgtgtatctgtacccttttgaattaagagtactcaacgaaattaaatttctttttaattctgtaacatgtcgtacgtcactaagtgttttgacaactccatcaaacatcttaactttaattgttccaacacccacgattttacacgaagcattattcccatcaaaacaacaccttcagacactgcttcgtaagttgtaaaccaatccagattgggactcatgtggaaggtacaacctaaatcaagtatccactcctcgctcactttagaattgttgaccgaagcgactagaagttcaccatcgctgtagtcttctacaacatcagcttcaccagaattttctagttgttttcccttttgattcgcagcctcccttttaatcttgttctatagcttatagcactcagatttaatgtgccctttcttcttgcagaagttacaagttttacctctgtttgaagactttgatctacctttagatttaccgcgaggattttgttcctgtgtccttccacgatcatcatcagcattccgatcttgtctcctatgaacaatgagaccctctccctgagagtcgtgtttaaccataagatgcttcatcttatcatacgaggtcaaagaatcataaacctcatcaactatgagagactcgcggctatataaaatcgtgtctctaaaggttgaataagatgggggcaacgaacaaagtagaatcaaccctagatcttccttatcatattgaacttccatggcctccaagtttgagagaatttctttaaacactgttaagtgttcgtgtatagATGCACCTTCCTCttaacgatgagcataaagacgctactTCATATGcagcttgcttgttagagttttcgacatgcatatttgttctagcctcttccataatgcagtggcagtcttctctttcatcacatcctgcaaaatttcgttggacaaatgcagatgtaattgtgttaacgcctttcgatccttacgcttcttctcttcatctgttaatgtcgaaggcatcttatctatccctagcaatgcatcctctagatccatctgcgcaagaactacttgcatcttaatcaaccacaacgcaaatctagtattgcgatccaacagcggaatttcatatttcaaagacgccattaccatgatcgagatgaacaacccggaagctcggataccaatatgtgaaaataaaataaaataaaataaagaacacacaaatttttacgtggaaacccttttgagaaaaaaccacgggcaaaggagaataaaattcactatgtcaattcgaatattacaagaggaatagactatgtctatttataggcttgtaaagccatattctagtaagactgaaacaccttattctaatcaatataaaatagatggagtttaaaaaagtttaaaaaccttattctaaaataaaataaaagaagtgtagttctatatggattttacttttattttattttattttaccactgtattttatttacaTAAGGATtcggtcatttaattctaacaattattaaataaatattttaatttttattatttgaatttatcgaaattttaatattaattttaattattaaaattctcAATACATCCAGAATAAACCTAAATAAATAGTTGTCCAGATAAATTTAAACTGGACAAAATTTGTCCATGTTCATTCGGGCATAAATTTGAAATatagtaaaaattattaaaaattataaagattattaaaatgataaaatataaataattaaagataattataaaaataatctaagttttaaaaatataaaatcctagaaattataaagaaattattattttacacgTTAAAAGTGAATCTAGACAAAATTGTGTCCAAGTTCATTCCAAatgtaaatttaaatattttgaaacaaatatttagaaaattatattttttaaatgataaaaaatataaatatttattaacaatataaaatattataaaaaattgataCTTGTGTAATGTTTTGTACATTAACAAGAACATACATATGAAGATAATTAAATATTTAGAATATTTTGTCATTTATTAATGTAATATCATGCTTCCATCTTTTTCTTAGTATTATTTTCaccaaattatattataacatatcatttaaaaataaaaagtaatatatattacatttttaataattattcataattatttattattttaattatttttaaacaattttacAACATTCAAATTTACATCCAAAATGACCCCAGAGAAAAAATTATCCAGTTCAAATTAATATGAATAATAATTTGTCCAGGTTCATTTTGAGCCTATAAATTCTgtgttttttaataaaaaatataattttagattttttagtaattatttaattatttatatttttaaataattttacaatcttaataatttttatttttataactttATGATATTCAAGTTTATGTCAAAATGTATCTGGTTCAAATGAATCTGAAAATTATTTGTCCAAATTCATTTTAGAGGTAAATGTTTAGTAAAATAGGAAGGAAAATTAGATTGAATatctccttttgatttctttgaagtttattaagagttctttatttcttgtggttatactgTATTTGGGATGTTTTTATTTGTTATCATGAACTGATTTTCCAAATACCTAGGAGATGAACCCTAGGATAGATTgtgttatttgatttctatttttacaCAATAAATTTTtggatcttgttctcaattatgtgtgcttaattcttggtttgatatttctagatGATCAATCCATGTTTGATGAgcttaaatcagaggaggaatagaccctatttaagagtagatctgatATAATTGAGTGATGTTGcctgcaatcctagaaataggacaacataaatctattagattagagtcaaatctaataggaggATCCATTGATCGAGTTAAAGCGATAATAcaggttttaattagaaacaaatttcaattaatcaacctagagtcagttgctcttagtcttgaagagagatattagcataatttagggatttctacagatcaataTACTAAGTGAAGAAACTGCGTAATTTAGATCGATAATGACAGATGgaatctaggtgaattctttcctgaGTATTGTTTCGCTTCTTGGTTGTTAACCGTTTATTTTCCTTAATTGTTCTTTGTCATGTTCGTTAGCAACTtgtttagttaaatttattttttaatcaattattagaatttattagttaaataatagaaaaatattaatttacaGTAGTTTTAGTCAACATGTAAACGATATCTTTGCTCACCGTAACTATACTATTAATTCATAGGTACACTTGCcctagtcaaatttttagttggtTTACGACTACATCATCAAGGTCAAATTGACATAAAGTATAAAAATCGAGgactaaaattataattatactaACTAAAAGTATCAAATCTAGAaaacatttataattaatttataaatttttaattaagtgaaaaaataaaaatctactcataatttaattactaataaTATAGTTTActcattattttttttctttgatttaaaacattttgttttggTAGCCGTCAGTACTTGACTCATACATACgtacatatataatattatatactaGAAACTTAACATTTACGTTAtttcaaatttaataatttattttggttGGTGAAAAGAGTCATTACAAAATATATTACAGCATgacaatatttttatatattttactacATTGTATAACATAAATTATAATATAGTTTATTTGATTCCAAAACTTTTATCATCTACTAATGGTTAAATTTGATAGTTTCGTTAAAAATACATTTAtctttttacaaaatttattacATGTGATGCAACATATTGTGTAACAAATTTGAAATTCACTCCTGATTTTTTGGGATTGGTTATAAATTTGTTGACTTTTAAGTGGAAACTAATAAAGGATATTTTAGGGAAATTCTTTAACGGATCATttcaattatattatttatggtCTATTTCCAGTTATTTAatagtattttagtaatttttttcatgtcattGACTTAGAATTCTGGTAGTTATTTTATCTCGAATTCAGATTCCAAACACTGAACCCTAAACTAAAAATTGTTCAAGGTTTAGAATTTAGAATTTGATGTTCAGGGTTCGAGATTCAGGTTTAGGATTTAATGTTCGAGTTTGGGtttataatttgatatttaaggtttagggtttgaggTCAATATTCAAggtttggggtttagggtttgaGGTCACTATTCAAGGTTCGGGGTTTAGAATTTTGGATTTAATGTTTAGGATTTGGGATTTAGGGTCATGGTTCAAggttaaaaaattaccaaaattttgTCAATGATATGAAAAAGTTAttgaaatgtcattaaataattaaaataaaccaTAAATGATGTAATAGGAatgatttataaaataatttctcaaatattttatttttcaaacttAATGATATAccgaattaaataaataaagaattcAAAACTTATCTGAATAAACTTTAGGTGGTAATGTTTAATAGATTCTTTTTAATCTTAATTCAGGTATAActcatcttatttttatattacatATTCTTTtataccaatatatatatatatatatatatatatatataaaatcaaataatatataaaatagaagATTTTTCACAATGAAAAGTTTGGACAGAACTTTATTGAATTAATATAAGGCAATAAGTACAAAGACAATCGATTTGGACTTTCTTTtataatatatgaatattataaaacattattaattagAACTTAATAACAAGCTTGGAGAGGAaaaattaacataatttcaaAGTGCAATTGGTTCAATGAGCAATGAAGTGATTCCACCCTTAGCCGCTTTTCCAACATATGTATAGCCATCGCCTTCCCTGTAAAGCACATCCATCACCCTTGCAAGGTTTAGGCTACGATTCAAAACCTCTGTTGGCATTTCTGTTGGTTTCAAAAACTCTTGATTTACATCCTTCCAAGCACTCTCAACATGCTTGTTGAATACATCATATGCCTCTTGTGCTGTTACACCATATTCTTCCATGTAACACTCGATTGCTGAGCAATCGTCTTCTCTCCTATGCTTGAACTGCAACcataataaaatcaaaattattcAATCACTATATACCTTTTTTGACGATACTTCCTCTCTAGTAACGTTAAAATGAAGctagttttttttcttcttattctTCTATTTTAgactaaatattataaatatataaacattaaacTTTAATTGTTTCAGATCATGATAAAAAACCATCGTTTGATTTCATTACAAAGACACTCAATTATTTAGTTAAGAGTTCGGTTTCttgtaattatataaatatattattatacctTGTGTTCAGCAACATCATCCATAAACCTACAAATAATTGTGGAAGCTTGAATGATCTTAGGATCATTGGCTGCCCATTTAAAGGTCTCTGGTGTTACGATATCTCCCATGCCGACGAAAGATGTAATAGCAAGCATGGCATAACCACAAGTTGGCAATGCATTTGCCTTAAACTCCTCGAATGATGGTTTGTAGTTTTGAAGAGTCCATCTGGCTTCCACAAGGTAAGACTGAGCAAGTCGTATCATCTGAGGCAACAAAATCCCAATAATTATTACGAATATCAAttcaaattcaaaaataatatttaaatgattATATATTGTTATTCAAGTTAGTTGTTTATTCAAATCTACAATTTAACTAATATCTTATCTTTTTGTACAAAATATATGTTTGATGATGTACATACCGCATTTTTCGCATATTCGACACGATATTGTCTCCCATGCTCAGCCACCAGTTGTttcatttcttcataaacatctAACAGTGCCTTGTAGCTTGGTTTCATGTATTCTGGAAGTTCATCTATGCATTTGATATCCCACCTGAATCCACCCTCAACGTTATATTTGATTATTCCTCGTAATATATACTTGAATGTTAACTTCAACTAAAGAAATCTAACCTCTCAATTGCATTTGTATAGGGAATGAGCTCTTCATATGTTGCATATGAGTCATATGTATCATCTACAATAGATGCCATTGCTATCACTTTTGTCAACATCTTTCTACCAAGTGAATATTGGGGCTCAAAGTACACTCCCGAGATCCAAAAATAGCCTTCAACCACTCTATCTCTTGCATATGGCAACTTTCTTTGAAAGTCTAAATCCTTCCACCACCTAAAAGAATTGTATCAT is part of the Gossypium arboreum isolate Shixiya-1 chromosome 5, ASM2569848v2, whole genome shotgun sequence genome and harbors:
- the LOC108450058 gene encoding (+)-delta-cadinene synthase isozyme C2, with product MASQVSQMPSPSPLSSNKDEMRPKADFQPSIWGDFFLNCPDKNIDAGTEKRHQQLKEEVRKIIVAPMANSTQKLAFIDSVQRLGVSYHFTKEIEDELENIYHNNNDAENDLYTISLRFRLLREHGYNVSCDVFNKFKDEQGNFKSSVTSDVRGLLELYQASYLRVHGEDILDEAISFTTNHLSLAVASLDHPLSEEVSHALKQSIRRGLPRVEARHYLSVYQDIESHNKALLEFAKIDFNMLQFLHRKELSEICRWWKDLDFQRKLPYARDRVVEGYFWISGVYFEPQYSLGRKMLTKVIAMASIVDDTYDSYATYEELIPYTNAIERWDIKCIDELPEYMKPSYKALLDVYEEMKQLVAEHGRQYRVEYAKNAMIRLAQSYLVEARWTLQNYKPSFEEFKANALPTCGYAMLAITSFVGMGDIVTPETFKWAANDPKIIQASTIICRFMDDVAEHKFKHRREDDCSAIECYMEEYGVTAQEAYDVFNKHVESAWKDVNQEFLKPTEMPTEVLNRSLNLARVMDVLYREGDGYTYVGKAAKGGITSLLIEPIAL